TACAAGCGACAACTGAGATATTCGACTTAGTCAATATGATTGATTTGTACGAGGAAGCTAGAATACTTTCTCATTAGAATTCGAGTTCTAGGATTGACAACATGAGCATCTATATCATTATAATCATGATTACCTAAAACCCTAGATCTAGCTACTTTTTCATAATTGTTTACAACCTCAACCAATCAATCAATCAACTGAATAACTATCTTGTTCACCTCTGCTATTTATTGATTTACTCTGTTTGCCTAGGTTAATCATAAACTGATTAGGATCTATTGTGTACATGATAATGTGGGAACTTATTTATGCTACTCGACTTTGCCTCATGTACCCGATGAGGGACTTTGGTAATTTTAACACTTGGTCAAAATTTTAATAATGTTTTACATTTCGAGTTCCTCACTTCACTCCCATTATTTCTCATTCAATTTACATTTGTTTTTGACTTATGAATATACTAGATTGTGTAGTACTCGTTGCAATTTTTTTTTAACGAGCTGATAATCCGGTCATAACAACCACCGGTTTTGCCTGAAAGACCACCAGAAAGTTGACAAAAGTCAGCCTCTTTATTCAAGTCAAAACAGAGTTCAAACATTAACATGTTCTTCGTAATTTATAAATCTGATCTAGGAGTTTAGAGGTAGTTCTGATCAGATTTATAATTAGAGGTAGTTTTTTCGTATTTTGGCTATTATAAGTGTATATATGTACAACATCAAGATGCTGCAAAAATTAGCAAAATAAGCTTATGTTATGATCTATTAATAATTTCAAAACAAAAACAGTCTAGACTTCATATTCTCAAGAAGTCCGACCTCATAGGAAGTTCCTTCTAGGTCCGGCCTTTTCAAAAATTTAATGCAACTAAGACCTTTGATATAGCTTTCATATGCAAGAGGAATGAAGTATTTTAATTTTGTGGTTGAAAATATATACAAGATTTAGTGAAAACATGTTCATCTCACGACCAAACGGAGAAACCGTAGACAACATGGCCCAAGCCTTTGCTAGTGCTAAACCATGTATCGCAACGTCAATGCTGTCATAAATGAGGGTGGCCATATTTCTAACCATGATTTGTCTTGGCCGCACAATTCAAACCTCGACCATGATCTTTGTTCGATCATATTTGACCAAGGGCGACCTCTCCATTGTGCTTAACCTCGGCTATACCGCGTCACCTCGGCCGCGATAACATATTTGACCAAGGGCGACCCAACTTCAGTCCAGCACCGCTAGACTTATCCACTGCTGGCCAACTTTGGTTACAACTCTTATGTGTCCAAGGGTGACTCTGTCTTTGAGTAATTTTTGTATTTATCCTTTTTACTTAACCATAGACCCACTTAGTATTGTATATATGTGTGTGCGTGTTTTAGCTTTTTGTTTAATAGAAACCTAAATACATCAAATTCACGAATCTAGAGAGTAAGCTAGACTGGTGCACAAAAAAAAAAGAGTAAGTTAGACTCTGAAGAGCTTCCAGAGAGGTGAACTCGCTTTGTATCCCATATAAAGAAGATTTATTAAAACTTTTTTCTTTTATTTTTTTTTCTTTCGGTTTCCATAATGATATATATTGAAAACATGTTGTGTTCTCTGCATCATGTCAAAGTAGATAATTTTTTAGGTTGAAGGACATTAATGGTTGCATAAGAACTTACTTCGATTTTATTGTTAAATGGCTTAAGCACATGTTATTCATCTTTACTTGTTCTTATTGCATGATTTTTACTGTATGTTTATAAATCTGATCTAGGAGTTTAGAAACATGATAGCATTGAATCTAATAACTTGAATTAGTATTTGGTCAAGCGTCATGACCAACGAAAACTAAGTTGCAGATTTTGGTGAAATTTGTTAGAACTTGGTGGACTAATGCATATATCTTACAATAAACAACAAAAGATAAATGTATTGATTTTTTTGGGTGCAATAAATGTATTGATTTGCTAGATATAGTGATTGTAGCTGCAATAGTTATAAATGTATTGGTTTGTTAGATATAGTGATTGCAGCTGCAATAAAAAGATAAGTACCCATTAAAAAATATTCCTAAATTTTTTAACTTATTTACACTTTCATGCTATTAAGAATTAAATTAAACTACTTATTTTAATGCTTGTCTTTTCCAGTTAAATTAATGAGTTTTCCTTAATCAAATTTAAACTTAGTATCATTAAATGAACCTACCTATTTTAATGCTGGTCTTTTCCAGTTAAATTAATGATTTTTTTAATCAAATTTAAACTTAATGTCATTAAATGAACCTAAAAATACATCATATTTAAGGTAGCTTATTACGGACGAGTACAACCCAATAATGAACTTAAATTTTATTTTTACGAAAACGTGAATCACTTGACTTATGTAATATTTAAAATATATTAACTACAATATAACAAATGCATATAACCTACCTATGCTTTAGTTTGAAATGATCATGCTCAAGTTTTATATAGTCGACTTACATCATGCATCGATCGATGTACAATATTCAAACCACCTATAGCTTTCGTTTTCTTTATAGGATGTATCAACAAACCAATCATCTCATTGATTTTCTAAGCTTTATAAAAAAAAACAAATCAATAAATACAAACTCAAAATCCAATATCTTCTATTAATCAAAACATAATATCTTCAATGTCGTATCTTTAATGTACCTATTAAATATAGAAACTGTAACCATAATTACACTAATTATAAGAATAAATTTGATTTCAACCAATTGATCTATTACTTCAGTAATTGATTTGCTTTCAGAAGATGAAACAATAAATTTAAAATTTATAAGAATATAAAGATATAGAGATTCCAACCAATTGCCTATATTTGGGTATGATTTTTGCATATGATTTTTGCATAATAAGCTTCAAATTGAACATTTATAAAGATAGAGAGATTTTTTTTAATCTTTTACCGATACAAAACTTAAACAAAACGAAGAGTTAAAGGTAATTTGTTTTTGTTACACTTCCCGAAAAAAAAACGGTTACAACATGGGCTTTCATAATATGACATTTTAACATATTAATGTTATGGACATTTAATAATTATCTAGACGAAAAACAAAGACTATAAATAATTTATTATTAATAAAATTATGAAATTATTTACAATTTGATGACTAATTCATCGCCCTTTTTTATATGTTAAATTTTTCATAGAAGTTTAAAAATCATTTTATTTTATTTAAACATGTATAACTAATTTATAATCTTTTATGCCATACTAAGTAATAATATAATATTTCTTCATATTTTACTTTAATAACCATTGTTTTTATATATCGTCTACAATTCCTTAATTACGTCTACTTGTTCAATTTTTTATATGATATCGAATATTCGACATAAATGGATGGTTAAGATGCCAAAAAAATTATTTACTTGGTGAATATAATACAACAAATATTACAAATACATCATTTAGTTAAATAAATAAACAAAAACCGAAAATTCATACCTGCGCTGGCGCATGGGTCAGGGTCTAGTTATAAGATTATATTCTGAGTCCTAGACCATATATAAGACCATAAATATATTATATCGTGTTTGTTGCATGTTATCTGCAATTATTCTTACTAGAAGTTTTACCACACTATGGGCGGTTTGTTCGTTTATAATTTTAATGATAAATATATCTCTGTATTAATAAAATATAAATTTAGAAAAAAAATGTTTCAAATGCATTTTTACGTTGTCAATAGTGTATTTATAAGGTAATAGTAGTAAACTGTGAATTTAAAAGAAATTATTTGTGTTTAGTGAACTTAAGTGGCTAAAATTTGTGGAATTAGAAATTTTAAAAATAATATAATTATAATCAAAATTTAAAATGCTTTTAATATGTGTGAAACTCCAAAAACATAAATTAATACTTGAGAAATTAATAACCACTATAAATTAAAAAAAAAATTCTGAGTTGAGCTAATATAAAATATGACACAATTTAATAATCAATATATTGTATATTTTGTTTTCTATTCACAGTAAAGTTTATATTTAGTTTTCTTAATATCTCTAAATATTTTAATGTTATTTTCATTTTACACTTAAAATCCATTTACATTTATTGTATACCCTATATAATCGAATAAGAACAATATATAATTTGTATCTATAAAATTTAATCAATACATATACCGTGAAATCATATGTTCTTCATATATTTACATAAAACATAGTAACATACACTAAAATATATAAATCTTAAAAGGATTTTCTTGTAAATTAATAAAATATGAGAACCCTGACATTATTAATTTTTAGAGTTTTTTACTGTAAGTTTTTGAAATGGAGGAATTATAAATTAAACCTCAAGGTTTAAAATAAATGAATTTTATTTTTGTGTTATATTATATCATTTACTGGTTTTGATATTATATTTCTAAAATTAGAGTGAAATGTTTTGAAAGATAATATTTTTTGTTTAGAATATCATTAATTTTTATTTTTTATATAATTTGCATGTAAACATAATTACAGTTTCTATTAATTTTTTGGTAATCATGTTTAAACTTTATTAAGAGTTCAAATACTCTATATCTATAACAGTTTTAATATTTTTATTATTTTTGTATATCATATATTTTTATACATCATCTGATTTAATTTAAAATTATTATTTAAAGAATAGGTTAATAACCTTAATTTCATATACATTAATATTTTCATAAATGTGTGATCCTTTTGAATATTTAAATCTGCAAATTTTATGACCAATAAAGATGATTCAATAAATATTTAAATTTTGAAGCTATAATCTTTTTTCAATAATATATTTTGATATTTATTATTTTGAAAATAATTTTTTATAGTATTATAAAAATGTGAATTATGTATGAGATTTCAATATGAACTTTGTATGTTAGCGTAGAAACATATGTATATTACTAAAACGAAATTATTTTTTGGTCATGTTTGGAAACATAGATAATATAAATGAAAATTGTTTGGAAACATGCATAGTAGTATAAATGAAAATTATTTGAAAACATTGATAGCAGTGTAAATGAAAATTGTTTGAAAAAAAGAAGTATTGTGTCATTTTAGTAATTTCATTAATATAATTACACTAATTGTATTTCCATATTTCACTCAGTTTAACAATTTCATTATATATATTACCTTAACAATACATCACATCATTAATTATATTACCATAATAATAATAGTGCAGTTTTTTTATTTATTAGTTAATCAACATTAACTTTGCACCAATTATAAAATAAAAAATGAAAAATAACTGAATTTTGCATATGGTTAAACGTTCAATTTAGTTTTTTTACTAAAAAAAATTATTTTAGTTTCAATCGATGAAAAATTACGTAGCCAAAAACATAATTCAAAAACATGTTTTGTATATAAAATAATATAAAATAATAAAGATGATAAAAAAAAATAATAAATTAAATCAAAATAATAAAAATGTATTACATTTATTTTCACTTAATTTTCTACTCCATATAATTATTTTACTAAATAAAAAATTCTGTCTATTTTACTTAAATCAGCTAAACACATAGAAAGAGTCTTTTATTATTTTATATAATAAGTTAGGCCTGAATATTAGATCCATTTAGGTACATGTTGTTTTTTCTGGATATCATTTTTTTTAATTAGGCTCCGCTTGAATATTATAAATTTATGTGTGGATTTTGAGTTGAGTGCTTTGGGTCTGGATGAGTTTGGGTCTGGATGAGTTTGGTTCTCGTGTATAGAACCTAAAAATATCTAGATAACAAATGTATCTGAAATAGGTTCAGATATTTGTAACAAAAATAACCATATTAACCGATTCGGTCGAGATCTTTTCAATACAATTAGTTATATTACGACTCTTCTAAAATATATAACATTATTTATGGAAAATAAATATCAATATATAAAAATGTAAAAATCAATATCTGTGTGGATCAATCTCTAGTTTCCATTATTATTCTAGACTTAAGTTATTTATTAAACAGCTTAATTAAGATGGAGTTGGAATAGCTAGAAGCAAATCAGAAATTTTCTATTAAAATTTAAGCATTCTCAAAATGCATTGATTAGTGATTCTCTAACATAAATTGATCTTTACACAAACTTATTTGGTATAACACTATAAATAAACTATGGATAAATCTAATGGTATGTTAATAGACAGGAGGTAACAATTAAAAAAAAAATTGTAATCCGATTTAATGAGCATAATCAAAAGCCATAAACACATCTGTTATTTTTACAATCTTTCAGACTTAATTTGGTTCGGGAAATGTACTTCTAATGAAACAGAACGCAACATATTATCATATATAGGAAGAAGTGAAGATCTCGTAATGCTTTAATCATTCTCAACAGTCTAGTACTGTAACTGTAAAACTAAGAGAGACTCAGAAAATTATGATTCAGTAGGGAAAGTGATGTTTCCTTCTCTTAACCCCAAGTATGGATCCGCCTTTAGAAGCTGTCCCCTCTCAAGCTGTTTAGATCATTAAGAAAAGACTAACAAAAAGGTATAACTATGAGCACGTGGCCAGTTCATAAAACACACAACAAAGCCAATAACACACAAAGAAGCAGTTTCTTGTCGGCTGCAGTTTTTGACTATAGAGGTATTCTTCTGTGCACTTCTCTATTCTCCAAGCATCAGGATCAGAGAATTTCATTCCATAAACCTATGCGCATGCTGTCGGATTTAACTTCTCTTAATCAAAGGATGCGAGAAGTTCATGTACTGAGCATACCAATGGAACAAACCGGCATAAGTCTCTACAGCCCCCATTCACTTTCCTGTTCATATCAATCTCCCAATGCCCCATTAAATCCTTATGCACAACTACATCATCGTCCAAGAGAAGTATCCTATGCAGCTTCAGGTACATATCAGGTAAAGAGAATGTCAAGTGCTTCAATAGGAAAATATTGTGAATTTCTAAACTTCATATTCAGGGTATCCTTCGGTGCATTCTCAAGCTTGTTCTCAAGAAAGAAATTCTGAAGATTAGGAGACTCCAGTGGCTTCATATAGGCACACACGAAGAGTTCAAAAACATATAGTCCTCCAAAGCTTACCCTTCTACATGAGATCCATTATAACCCTTCAGCTTCAATATAACCTGCATCGCCCCAAGATTAGTGACGACGTGTAAGACATGTTTCCATGGCCTGCATTCTTCTTAGCAAATTTCACCACCACTGACGCTGCAATCACATTTTCAGGACAGATGGCGTAACTGAAAGATTCTGATCCTCAAGCTCCGGTGATCTAGCTCATTCTCTATTTCCCTCTTCCATAAACCTCCTCGCAAACCAATTAAACCATCCAGGTTGTTGATATCGCTATTACTGCCCCCAACTGCTTTCTTTCTAAATATGTTCAAATTCCTAAAACGTTAGCTTTGTGTCTCAGAGACAAACACAATCACAAAAACAATCTCAATATCAAAAACAGTTACAATAGGAATCACTACGACAGCAACAAAACAATTCAAACACATATATATATTTTTTTTTTCATTTGAGTGAGCCCAAGCTAAGCTCACTATAATGTTATAAGTCCAGACATTGAAAAACTCACTGGAAGTGACTTTAAGTGGCAGGATCAGGTAATAATTTGTGTGGGCTGTAGAGAATTTCTTACCGTGCTTTTTCTTGCTTGATTGTCAAATAGATTTGTTTTTGATGGCTTCTTATGAACAAGTCATAATTTTAGAAGGTGTCTCTGAGGGACATTTAGGTAAACAGCCGTAGACCTTCCACTTGCCCTTTCATCAGTGGATTTGTTAATAACGTAAGAAAGGTTCTATTAACTGAAATACAGTCATTGATCCCTGTGACGTGATCGTTAGCTAAATGACCTAAACCTGGAAACTTCGTCATCTATTGCACATGCACAATAGAGAAAGAACATTTTTTTAAAAGCAAACATTTTTAGAGAAACTGGATTGCAAGCGTTATTGAATCTTCTTGGGCGACAAATTATCCACATAGATGGGATTCGACCGAAACAAATAATAACACAGCATAAGAGTTTCATTGAAGATCTAAGGCCTTCGACTTTGTAATGCAATTTGTTGTATGAAGGTCGTAGATCGTTGTTGGATGAAAGCTTTGATGTAGGGTTTATATCAGAGGAGAAAGAAAGGAAGATGAAAGGATAAAATATCTTTATTAAGATAGGTACAAACAACAAAATTGAATGAGCGTGACTGGGTGGTGGTGATAACTCCACATAAACGTTGGATTGCAGAAATCGGAAACGATGATCGTGAATATGAAGAGTCGGAGACGGCTTAAGACGCAGAGTGTTTGTAAAGAAGTTTGGGCTAGTTAAAAACGGGCCATGGCTTATTTATATATTGAACCCACGTGAATTGATTTTCGAGTAACAAAAGAATGATGTGGCGATTTGGAAGCTTTCTACTGGCTGATTTTCCGATCCGACGTAGCATAGCTCAGAGGGTTTCATATTCCCCTTTTGGTATTGTAAGATAATTTTTCTTAAAGAAACCTATGCTTTTCCTATTTTGCCTAGTTAATTTCAGCCACCAAAATTTGTAACTAATCTTTTTGATGTCCGTTTGCAGTTAATTCCAATTCGGTGAAAATTCACACTCCATTAATGGCACCCTATATGATTAGAGTTAACAAATGTTTGTATGTTTGGATGCTTCCTTTTTGACTTGCTTATCATTGTTTATGAGACTTGGGCCGAATTTCTGTAGATGTAAAGTCTTTTGGTACTTTCCATGTGTAACAAATGTTTGTATGTTTGGATGCTTCCTTTTTTACTTGCTTATCATGTTTATGAGACTACGGGGTGATTTTTGAAACCTGCTTATGATTTATGAAGGATTTAGATGAAAAAGAGTTTGATGTACTTTTCTAAAGTTGGTTGATTTTTATCTACACATTCCAACTTCAAAGGGGATGTTGAGATACAAGCATATCTGAAAACTGATTACTTCTTATTGGGTATTTAGGGCATAATTAACGGGGTCCTTAGCAGGTTTCCAACGGGTGGGTCCCATTATTTTTATAAAAACCGGCTCTTAGAGCTGTGAAATAAGGACCGATCTTGGAGTGTTTCTTGCACTGTTCGCGGGACCCACCAACACGTGGCGGTCCGCGATTGGTTCGCTTTTTAATTAAATTTTTTTTTAATAAGACAAAAAAAAATAAAAAAAAAATAAAAAAAGCTACCTATGAAACCGTGCCAACTATCTCATGCGTTAAAGATGGTCTTAGAGCATGATTAACGGGGGTTCTTAGAGCATGATTATCGGGTGAAACCCGTTTTGGGTTTCTAAATTTTTTTTTTTGTTTTATCTGATTAAAAAAAAAATTAATAACAGAACCAATCGCGGGCCGCCACGTGTCGTGGGGCCCGCAAAATAGTGTAAGAAACGGACCGAAACCGTTCCTTAACTCGCGATTATGAAACCCGTTTTTATCAAAAGCGCGGGATCCACTCCTTAAGAAACGCGTTAGTATACCGCGTTAAAGATGCTCTTAGGAGTGGAGTTATTATCTTAATTTAAGAACCGGTTCTTAAATTACGCTAAAAACCCCCACCCCTAAGAATCCCCATTAATCATGGTCTTAGGTACTAGTAGCTTTCTGTATATTTTGGTTCACTATTTATAGATCTCCAATTAGGTTTAGATATTTGTATATAAGGCAGAGCCAAAACCTTCAGGGTTCTTTAAATTTTCCACCTGCTAAGATTTTCTTTCTGTAAAACGTGGTAATGAAAGTGTCTCAGAATATTAATAATTCATCCATTATTTGATTTTAGTTTTTGAGTTTTATGTTTCGTATACAATACGTACTTAAGTTTTACGTAGTGTTAGGTTGGAAATCAAAAGCGCGTTAAGATAATGTTCAACATATGATAAACAAAGAACTTACACTCGCAGATTAATTAAGATCCAATGGTACAACACAATATTTAAATTATAACACATCAGATATATGCGTTACTTGTCATGAGAAGTCAGGAACATGACGAGACTTCGGAAAGTAGAGACATCACAGGGCAAGACAATCTTATTAGGGTGAGCCTCCGCGTAACCGAACTCCTCGGCAGCCTTTTCTAGAAGATTCTGAAACGAAGGGCTCTTCAGAAACCTTGTGGGGACCACAAATCTTTCCAACTTCGTACCAACGTAAACCACGAAATGCCCTCTCGGTGTTCTTGAGGATGATCTTCTGATCGCTCCAGCATCTTCTTCTTCTTCTCGGTGGAAATGCATGTCAGTGACCTTGTTAGGCATAGTTATATATAGTTTATTTAATGTAGTGACCTATTTGTGTTGGCTGTGAGTCACAAGACATTAACGGATTTAGTGGGATCTTGTGTTTC
The DNA window shown above is from Brassica oleracea var. oleracea cultivar TO1000 chromosome C3, BOL, whole genome shotgun sequence and carries:
- the LOC106334175 gene encoding auxin-induced protein 15A; the protein is MPNKVTDMHFHREEEEDAGAIRRSSSRTPRGHFVVYVGTKLERFVVPTRFLKSPSFQNLLEKAAEEFGYAEAHPNKIVLPCDVSTFRSLVMFLTSHDK